A genomic segment from Bacteroidota bacterium encodes:
- a CDS encoding glycosyltransferase family 2 protein: MKISIITVVFNSKETIEQTIQSVLSQSYKNIEYIIIDAQSTDGTIDIIEQYKDKIAHIVSEPDSGFYEGLNKGIKLATGDVIGILNADDRFADETIISQIAKQFNAHPNINSIIGDIAFADSSNKISRYYSGEKFTANSFKWGFMPPHPSFYCKRSLFQKLGYYNTNYKIAGDFELMLRFIWKHKITFHYLPLLMVYMRKGGKSTSTIFTSFFVINPEVYNACKINNLQTSYFNIYMKYFLKIGQFFKQK, translated from the coding sequence TTGAAAATTTCAATTATTACAGTTGTTTTTAATAGTAAAGAAACCATTGAACAAACCATTCAATCGGTGCTGTCGCAATCCTATAAAAACATTGAATACATTATAATTGATGCACAATCTACTGATGGCACTATTGATATTATAGAACAGTACAAAGATAAAATTGCACATATAGTTTCAGAACCCGACAGCGGATTTTATGAGGGTTTAAACAAAGGCATTAAACTAGCCACTGGTGATGTAATAGGTATTTTAAATGCCGATGATCGATTTGCTGACGAAACAATAATCAGCCAGATAGCCAAACAGTTCAATGCACATCCAAACATTAATTCTATCATTGGCGATATAGCTTTTGCTGATTCAAGCAATAAAATTTCACGTTATTATTCAGGTGAAAAATTTACAGCCAACAGCTTTAAATGGGGCTTTATGCCACCACACCCTTCCTTCTATTGCAAAAGAAGTTTATTCCAAAAATTAGGCTATTACAATACTAACTATAAAATAGCCGGGGACTTTGAACTGATGCTTCGTTTTATTTGGAAACATAAAATTACCTTCCATTATTTACCACTGTTAATGGTTTATATGCGCAAAGGGGGTAAAAGCACAAGCACCATATTTACCAGCTTTTTTGTTATCAATCCCGAAGTGTACAATGCTTGTAAAATAAATAACTTACAAACAAGCTATTTCAATATATACATGAAATACTTTTTAAAAATAGGGCAATTTTTCAAACAAAAATAA
- a CDS encoding ElyC/SanA/YdcF family protein: MLTRVIIKKIFTTLIYPTSLLALVSIWFVYLLIKGKPTKWPKYIFIGLFISTLLVTSQPLSSIFINSLENDYECLTDSNKINEAQYIVVLGGGYSKEENIPATSQLNSSSLARLIEGMRLKRINTSATLIFSGGNNDHDNKESEAEIYQLAYKTISNDTSWQILSERPHNTRSEADETFKLIGNKPIIIVTTAWHMPRAMYLFKQAGCNAIAAPCDYLAKEIHYIPDLPNSNSIKQFEMAFHEYIGIAAYKLLD, encoded by the coding sequence ATGCTTACCAGGGTTATCATCAAAAAAATATTTACCACACTCATCTACCCTACTTCACTATTAGCATTAGTTAGTATTTGGTTCGTTTATTTATTGATAAAAGGAAAACCAACCAAATGGCCTAAGTATATTTTTATTGGCTTGTTCATAAGTACTCTACTCGTAACATCACAGCCCCTCAGTTCCATATTTATTAATAGTTTGGAAAACGATTATGAGTGCTTAACAGATTCAAACAAAATAAACGAAGCACAATACATTGTAGTATTAGGAGGCGGTTACTCCAAAGAAGAAAATATACCAGCCACAAGCCAGTTAAATAGTTCATCATTAGCCCGCTTAATAGAAGGTATGCGTTTAAAGAGAATAAATACCAGCGCTACCCTTATATTTTCAGGAGGTAATAATGACCACGATAACAAAGAAAGTGAAGCCGAAATTTACCAATTAGCGTACAAAACCATTAGCAATGATACAAGCTGGCAAATACTAAGTGAACGCCCGCACAATACCCGTTCAGAAGCCGATGAAACATTTAAACTAATTGGCAACAAACCCATAATTATAGTTACCACAGCCTGGCACATGCCACGTGCCATGTACTTGTTTAAGCAAGCCGGTTGTAATGCCATTGCAGCGCCTTGCGACTATTTAGCCAAAGAAATACATTATATACCCGATTTACCCAATAGCAATTCCATCAAACAATTCGAAATGGCATTTCATGAATATATTGGTATTGCAGCCTATAAATTATTAGACTAA
- a CDS encoding ABC transporter ATP-binding protein, producing MKELKTLNKYFVKYKWHLLAGIASVTIASIFQILPAKYVREATNLVAQALEQANKQNNHEALYNELFKFSILILGFSVLRGVFMYFMRQTLVVMSRHIEYDLKNEIYEKYQTLDMEFYRQNQTGDLMNRISEDVGRVRMYIGPAVMYTVNLIITCAITIYAMFKTNVPLTWYTLIPLPILSITIFYVNNLIEKRSDAIQAKLSDLTSFVQQTFSGIRVIKSFGIEKQFEQELINESNEYKSKQLSMAKVDALFFPALFFLTGLSNLIVIFIGGILVAQGKEQIGIIPEFILYVNMLTWPVTSLGWVSSLVQRASASQARINEFLNTEPAIKNNSNIPFEFNQQIAFKNVSFTYNNKTNKAINNVSFQIQKGQTFGILGSTGSGKTTITQLLLRMIEVQSGEILIDGKNINQINIDAFRTQIAYVPQDVFLFSDSIKNNIAFGINKSEISEAKITKASDNAALTENILRMPNQFDTVIGERGVTLSGGQKQRTAIARALIKNAPLLIFDDSLSALDTKTETEILDNIYRQEQNKTIIIISQRVSSVKNAGHILFFDEGELIEQGNHSELLQLKGRYAELYAKQITNENVFN from the coding sequence TTGAAAGAGTTAAAAACATTAAATAAATACTTTGTTAAATATAAATGGCATTTACTGGCAGGTATAGCCAGTGTTACCATTGCAAGTATTTTTCAAATATTACCGGCAAAATACGTTAGAGAAGCAACCAATTTAGTGGCACAAGCTTTAGAGCAGGCAAACAAACAAAACAACCACGAAGCACTTTACAACGAGCTATTCAAATTTTCAATACTCATATTAGGCTTCTCCGTTTTAAGAGGCGTGTTTATGTATTTCATGCGCCAAACATTAGTAGTAATGAGCAGGCATATTGAATACGATTTAAAAAATGAAATTTACGAAAAATACCAAACCCTTGACATGGAGTTTTATCGCCAGAACCAAACAGGCGATTTAATGAACAGGATTAGTGAAGATGTAGGCAGAGTGCGTATGTATATTGGGCCGGCTGTAATGTACACAGTCAATTTAATTATAACCTGTGCCATTACCATTTATGCCATGTTTAAAACCAATGTGCCGTTAACCTGGTACACATTAATTCCGTTACCAATTTTATCCATTACCATATTCTATGTAAACAATTTAATAGAAAAAAGAAGCGATGCCATACAAGCCAAACTAAGCGATTTAACCAGTTTTGTACAGCAAACATTTTCAGGTATCAGAGTAATTAAATCATTTGGAATAGAAAAACAATTTGAACAAGAACTCATAAACGAATCAAACGAATACAAAAGCAAACAACTCTCCATGGCCAAAGTGGATGCTTTGTTTTTTCCCGCTTTGTTTTTCCTGACAGGATTAAGTAATTTGATTGTTATTTTTATAGGAGGTATTTTAGTAGCACAAGGAAAAGAACAAATTGGTATTATCCCTGAGTTTATACTGTATGTAAATATGCTTACATGGCCGGTAACCTCACTGGGTTGGGTTAGTTCGCTGGTGCAAAGAGCATCTGCATCACAAGCAAGAATAAATGAGTTTCTAAATACAGAACCTGCCATTAAAAACAATAGCAATATTCCATTTGAATTCAACCAACAAATAGCATTTAAAAACGTAAGTTTTACCTATAACAATAAAACAAACAAAGCCATCAATAACGTTTCGTTTCAAATACAAAAAGGACAAACCTTTGGTATTTTAGGTAGTACTGGAAGTGGTAAAACAACCATAACCCAGTTGCTACTGCGTATGATAGAAGTGCAAAGCGGTGAAATATTAATAGATGGTAAAAATATAAACCAAATAAATATAGATGCTTTCAGAACCCAAATAGCATACGTACCACAAGATGTTTTTCTATTTAGCGATAGCATTAAAAACAACATAGCATTTGGTATCAATAAAAGCGAGATAAGCGAAGCCAAAATAACAAAGGCAAGCGATAATGCAGCCCTCACAGAAAACATATTACGCATGCCTAACCAGTTTGATACCGTTATTGGCGAACGCGGGGTAACCCTTTCAGGTGGCCAGAAACAACGAACAGCCATTGCACGTGCGTTAATTAAAAATGCTCCCCTGCTTATTTTCGATGATAGTTTAAGCGCACTCGATACCAAAACCGAAACCGAAATATTAGATAATATATACAGGCAAGAACAAAACAAAACCATCATCATTATCAGTCAACGTGTTTCAAGCGTTAAAAATGCCGGTCACATACTGTTTTTCGATGAAGGTGAACTAATTGAACAAGGCAATCACAGCGAATTATTACAACTAAAAGGTAGATATGCGGAACTATACGCCAAGCAAATAACCAACGAAAATGTTTTTAATTAA
- a CDS encoding DUF3276 family protein: MDDFEKKDNQEIYSKKIRAGKRTYFFDVKSTKANDYFITITESKKRMEDGTFVKHKIFLYKEDFNKFTEALVETVDYVKSDLMPEYNFDEFTREDYKSGSEGQEA, from the coding sequence ATGGACGATTTTGAAAAAAAAGATAATCAGGAAATTTATTCTAAAAAAATAAGGGCTGGAAAAAGAACCTATTTTTTTGATGTTAAATCTACAAAAGCTAACGACTACTTTATAACCATTACTGAAAGTAAAAAAAGAATGGAAGACGGTACTTTTGTAAAACATAAAATATTCTTATACAAAGAAGATTTTAATAAATTTACAGAAGCCCTTGTTGAAACAGTAGATTATGTAAAATCAGACTTAATGCCTGAGTACAACTTTGACGAATTTACAAGAGAAGATTATAAATCAGGTTCAGAAGGACAAGAAGCTTAA
- the pfkA gene encoding 6-phosphofructokinase: MKKIAVFTSGGDSPGMNACVRAVVRTAIFHNIEVVGIMRGYQGMIEGGDNFVPLTSRSVGNIIQRGGTILKTSRSQEFMTAEGRKKAYENLKVHGIEGIVCIGGNGTFTGAEIFYNEYKIPSVGAPGTIDNDLYGTDFTIGFDTAINTAVDAIDKIRDTAESHGRVFFVEVMGREAGFIALASGIAGGAEIVLLPEVKESQTEMIDFFKLQSKSKKSFTIAIVAEGNEEGGAMAMVEKVKQQIADFDPRVVILGHIQRGGSPSAYDRVLASRLGNAAVEALMHGHKNEMVGLVHNQISFTSFYDAIHKTKPLNPGLLKLIDIFNC; the protein is encoded by the coding sequence ATGAAAAAAATTGCTGTATTTACATCCGGAGGCGACTCCCCAGGAATGAATGCTTGCGTTAGAGCTGTTGTAAGAACGGCCATATTTCACAATATAGAAGTAGTAGGAATAATGCGAGGATACCAAGGTATGATAGAAGGTGGCGATAACTTTGTTCCACTTACATCACGTTCAGTTGGAAACATTATTCAACGAGGCGGAACCATTTTAAAAACTTCAAGAAGTCAAGAATTTATGACCGCAGAAGGCCGTAAAAAAGCCTACGAAAATTTAAAAGTCCACGGCATAGAAGGTATAGTTTGTATTGGCGGTAATGGTACATTTACAGGAGCCGAAATATTTTACAACGAATACAAAATTCCTTCCGTTGGTGCACCGGGAACTATTGACAACGATTTATACGGAACCGATTTTACTATTGGTTTCGATACAGCTATCAACACCGCGGTAGATGCAATTGATAAAATAAGGGATACTGCCGAATCGCACGGAAGAGTTTTTTTTGTGGAAGTAATGGGCAGAGAAGCCGGTTTTATAGCATTGGCTTCAGGCATTGCCGGAGGAGCTGAAATAGTGTTACTACCCGAAGTAAAAGAAAGCCAAACAGAAATGATTGACTTTTTTAAACTACAAAGTAAAAGTAAAAAATCGTTTACCATAGCCATAGTAGCCGAAGGAAACGAAGAAGGCGGAGCCATGGCAATGGTTGAAAAAGTAAAACAACAAATTGCTGATTTCGATCCACGCGTAGTTATTTTAGGGCATATTCAGCGAGGTGGTTCACCATCCGCTTACGACAGAGTATTGGCATCGCGTTTAGGAAATGCAGCAGTTGAAGCCCTTATGCACGGGCATAAAAACGAAATGGTTGGACTCGTTCATAACCAAATTTCATTTACCAGTTTTTACGATGCAATCCATAAAACAAAACCACTTAATCCGGGATTACTAAAATTAATTGATATATTTAATTGCTAA
- a CDS encoding L-threonylcarbamoyladenylate synthase → MQIGTDIAFAAELLTDNKLVAIPTETVYGLAANAFNTSAVLNIYKTKNRPQFNPLIIHSNSLLRFENWGLTIPAEAKKLSTHFWPGPLTLVVKANEYIPDVVTAGTGAVAIRVPNHPLTLQLLALLDFPLAAPSANPSGFVSPTSALHVAKNLGNKIDYILDGGNCTVGLESTIVSFLEEEPMVLRFGGLAIEEIEAVLGKKIAVANKDNKVVAPGMLTKHYAPNHKLLVVDDLQQAYLAYNKNRVGIISFSSFIGDVPAAHQFVLSENNNLEEAASNLFAAMQQIDELDLDIILAERFPNKGLGFAINDRLKRASIQ, encoded by the coding sequence TTGCAAATAGGAACTGATATAGCATTTGCGGCTGAACTGCTTACTGATAATAAGTTAGTAGCCATACCCACTGAAACCGTATATGGTTTGGCAGCAAATGCTTTTAATACTTCTGCAGTATTAAATATTTATAAAACAAAAAACAGGCCTCAGTTTAACCCGCTTATTATTCATAGTAACTCATTGTTGCGTTTTGAAAACTGGGGTTTAACCATTCCTGCTGAGGCAAAAAAACTAAGTACTCATTTTTGGCCAGGTCCGTTAACATTGGTTGTAAAGGCTAATGAGTATATACCTGATGTGGTAACTGCAGGTACCGGAGCGGTTGCTATCAGGGTACCTAATCATCCATTAACATTACAGTTATTAGCATTACTTGATTTTCCTTTGGCTGCACCAAGTGCCAACCCAAGCGGATTTGTGAGCCCAACGAGTGCTTTGCATGTGGCAAAGAATCTGGGTAATAAAATAGATTATATTTTAGATGGGGGTAATTGTACTGTTGGTTTGGAATCGACCATTGTATCGTTTTTGGAAGAGGAGCCAATGGTATTGCGCTTTGGCGGATTGGCTATTGAAGAGATTGAAGCTGTTTTGGGTAAAAAAATAGCTGTAGCTAATAAGGATAATAAGGTTGTAGCCCCGGGTATGCTTACCAAACATTATGCTCCTAATCATAAACTGTTAGTGGTTGATGATTTACAGCAAGCGTATCTTGCTTATAATAAAAACAGGGTGGGTATTATTTCTTTCTCTTCTTTTATTGGTGATGTGCCTGCTGCGCACCAATTTGTATTATCGGAAAACAATAATTTAGAAGAGGCAGCCAGTAATTTGTTTGCGGCTATGCAACAAATAGATGAGTTGGATTTGGATATTATATTGGCTGAAAGATTCCCTAATAAAGGACTTGGCTTTGCTATCAACGATAGGTTAAAACGGGCAAGTATTCAATAA
- a CDS encoding deoxynucleoside kinase, whose protein sequence is MHLAIAGNIGSGKTTLTTLLSKHYNFEPHYEDVEDNPYISDFYEDMQRWSFNLQIYFLNSRYSTILQLQKGKKNIIQDRTIYEDANIFAPNLHSMGLMSTRDFETYQKMFESLNHTIKAPDLMIYLRASIPTLVNNIQKRGREYEDSIRLDYLKRLNERYEAWISTYKPRHLIIEVDDLNYAERPEDLGKVIDKIQAELNGLF, encoded by the coding sequence ATGCATTTAGCTATTGCTGGAAATATTGGGTCGGGAAAAACAACTCTAACTACGCTTTTAAGTAAACATTACAACTTTGAACCTCATTATGAAGATGTAGAGGACAATCCTTACATATCTGATTTTTATGAGGATATGCAACGCTGGAGTTTTAATTTGCAAATTTATTTTTTAAATAGCAGGTACAGCACCATTTTACAATTACAAAAGGGTAAAAAGAATATTATTCAAGATAGAACGATATATGAGGATGCTAATATTTTTGCACCTAACTTACACTCAATGGGTTTAATGAGTACGCGCGATTTTGAAACGTACCAAAAAATGTTTGAATCGCTTAACCATACTATTAAAGCGCCTGATTTAATGATTTACCTGAGGGCTTCTATTCCCACTTTGGTTAATAATATCCAGAAAAGGGGCCGCGAATATGAAGACAGTATTCGTTTGGATTATTTGAAACGTTTGAATGAGCGCTATGAAGCATGGATTAGCACTTACAAACCCCGTCATTTAATTATTGAGGTGGATGATTTGAACTATGCTGAACGCCCTGAGGATTTAGGTAAAGTAATTGATAAAATACAGGCTGAGCTAAACGGATTGTTTTAA
- a CDS encoding LptF/LptG family permease, whose product MKKLNKLIVGSFFRTFFPTFVVVMFILLMQFVWLYVDELIGKGLDWQVIAELLFYWSASLIPQAMPLAVLLASIMTFGNLGETYELVAAKAAGVSIWKMFRPMYTVMLGVAIFGIFVSNILIPEANLKSRSLLYDVREKKPALAITEGVFYSGIQGITLRIGKKNKTTQEMHDIIIYDRRNNMNHATVISAQKGTMTLSEDGRFLFFTLYEGARYEEMETQKDYYRTFPHATTYFSKEKITFDLALFKFNRTDEDLFKHNYEMLNIMELQYYSDSIKTVKYRKAIELKEFVKPYYYWLKKDSVQSAMAFAPIVDTAKTILGLIHPSVKNNIITSAESNARAIKNIVAYSVNERQDIKKSAARYDIEWHKKLVLAIACIVMFFIGAPLGSIIRKGGFGLPVVVSILLYLTYHIISLSGEKAAKTMAWSPFSGIWIGVIILTPLGFFLTFQASNDSALFDKSAYVSLIKRFSKKQK is encoded by the coding sequence ATGAAAAAACTTAATAAATTAATTGTAGGCAGCTTTTTCCGAACCTTCTTCCCCACCTTTGTGGTAGTTATGTTCATATTACTCATGCAGTTTGTTTGGTTATATGTTGATGAATTAATTGGTAAAGGTTTAGATTGGCAGGTTATAGCCGAGTTACTTTTCTACTGGTCAGCCTCACTTATTCCGCAAGCCATGCCATTAGCAGTTTTATTGGCTTCCATTATGACATTTGGTAACTTAGGCGAAACCTACGAGTTAGTTGCCGCAAAAGCAGCAGGGGTTTCCATCTGGAAAATGTTCCGCCCCATGTACACCGTTATGTTAGGAGTAGCCATTTTTGGTATTTTTGTTTCCAATATATTAATTCCTGAAGCCAATTTAAAAAGCCGTTCCCTGTTATATGATGTAAGAGAAAAGAAACCCGCACTGGCCATTACCGAAGGCGTATTTTACAGCGGTATTCAAGGTATAACATTACGCATAGGCAAAAAAAATAAAACAACCCAGGAAATGCATGACATTATTATTTACGACAGGCGTAATAATATGAACCATGCAACAGTTATATCAGCACAAAAAGGCACCATGACCCTAAGTGAAGATGGACGGTTTTTATTTTTCACCCTATATGAAGGTGCCCGATATGAGGAAATGGAAACACAAAAAGATTATTACAGAACTTTTCCTCACGCTACTACGTATTTTAGTAAAGAAAAAATAACTTTCGATTTAGCCCTGTTTAAATTTAACAGAACGGACGAAGATTTATTTAAGCACAATTACGAAATGCTAAACATTATGGAATTACAATATTACAGCGACTCTATAAAGACAGTAAAATACAGAAAGGCCATTGAACTAAAAGAGTTTGTAAAACCATACTATTACTGGCTAAAAAAAGATTCCGTACAAAGTGCTATGGCATTTGCCCCAATAGTTGATACAGCAAAAACCATTTTAGGGTTAATTCATCCATCAGTTAAGAATAATATTATTACCAGTGCAGAGAGTAATGCACGCGCTATTAAAAACATAGTAGCCTATTCCGTTAACGAACGTCAGGATATAAAAAAGAGCGCAGCCCGTTACGATATAGAATGGCATAAAAAATTAGTACTAGCCATAGCCTGTATAGTTATGTTTTTTATTGGTGCGCCATTAGGTTCCATTATACGCAAAGGCGGTTTTGGTTTACCCGTAGTAGTATCCATACTATTATATTTAACCTACCACATTATTTCGTTAAGTGGCGAAAAAGCAGCCAAAACAATGGCTTGGTCACCCTTTTCAGGTATTTGGATTGGTGTAATCATATTAACCCCATTAGGTTTCTTTCTAACCTTTCAGGCAAGTAACGATAGTGCCTTGTTTGATAAATCAGCATACGTTAGTTTAATAAAACGTTTTTCAAAAAAACAAAAATAA
- a CDS encoding glycosyltransferase family 4 protein: protein MNILQITPRFPWPLKDGGALCYYNYSKGYEQAGINLTIASLNTSKHFITYDELPEHVKALGDIHLTFVDNQIKPVDAFLNLFSDDSYHVQRFVSKEFEEQLIELCQTKTFDVVVFETIFVAPYLDIIQKYSKAKCILRQHNVEYQIWQSLANIETNIVKKWYLNLLAKRLYKFEVEQLNKFDGILAITVQDANSFRSTGCKKPIHISPFGINLEKLVVDNSQLEMPSLFHIGSMDWMPNQEAMKWFIQNVWYDISQKYTELKFYLAGRNIPTSFFDYNNQNHIAVLGEIDDAIRFMNEKAIMVVPLFSGSGIRVKILEGMGLGKCIISTTLGAQGIEVIDGIHILIANTAEEFKEKISYLIDNPDEITKIGNKALELAKEKYDNKKIIANTLQFYESINKI from the coding sequence ATGAATATTTTACAAATAACGCCACGTTTTCCTTGGCCTTTAAAAGATGGGGGTGCACTATGCTACTACAACTATTCAAAAGGTTACGAGCAAGCTGGAATTAATTTAACAATAGCCTCGTTAAATACTTCAAAACACTTTATAACCTACGATGAATTACCAGAGCATGTAAAAGCATTAGGCGATATACATTTAACCTTTGTCGATAACCAGATAAAACCCGTTGATGCATTTTTAAATTTATTCAGCGATGATTCATACCACGTACAAAGATTTGTTTCCAAAGAATTTGAAGAACAACTAATAGAATTATGTCAGACAAAAACATTTGATGTAGTAGTATTTGAAACCATTTTTGTAGCACCGTATCTGGACATTATTCAAAAGTATAGCAAAGCAAAATGCATATTGCGACAACACAATGTGGAGTACCAAATTTGGCAATCATTAGCCAATATAGAAACCAACATAGTAAAAAAATGGTACCTGAATTTATTAGCCAAACGACTGTATAAATTTGAAGTAGAACAGTTAAATAAGTTCGATGGCATTTTAGCTATTACCGTACAAGATGCCAATTCGTTTAGAAGCACAGGATGTAAAAAACCAATACACATTTCACCTTTCGGTATCAATTTAGAAAAATTAGTAGTTGATAATTCACAACTTGAGATGCCAAGCCTTTTCCATATTGGCTCTATGGATTGGATGCCTAATCAGGAAGCCATGAAATGGTTTATTCAAAACGTTTGGTACGACATCAGTCAGAAATATACCGAGTTAAAATTTTACCTGGCAGGGCGTAATATTCCAACCTCATTTTTTGATTACAACAACCAAAACCATATTGCTGTTTTAGGTGAAATTGATGATGCTATTCGTTTCATGAACGAAAAAGCCATTATGGTAGTACCCCTGTTTTCAGGTAGCGGAATACGAGTAAAAATACTCGAAGGAATGGGGCTTGGTAAATGTATTATATCAACCACACTCGGTGCCCAAGGTATAGAAGTAATAGATGGTATACATATATTAATAGCCAATACAGCCGAAGAGTTTAAAGAAAAAATAAGCTACCTGATAGATAATCCGGACGAAATAACAAAGATTGGAAACAAAGCTTTAGAGTTGGCTAAAGAAAAATACGACAACAAAAAAATAATAGCGAATACCTTACAGTTTTACGAAAGCATAAACAAAATCTAA
- a CDS encoding M23 family metallopeptidase, whose translation MIKRIFFILTIGLFFTGMASAQVEINEPDSTDVLETEEEEEDTEGEEEAREYDSVVVENDGPYWDFLRPRNFNFDTSNAPANTFYAIWDTVVINPYKIDLKGMIDTIVLPLVSDGCGFHPPAIGDLSSTFGFRNWGRRLKFHFGVDVRMDIGDPVYAAFGGVVRIAKKSSDYGYMVLIRHDNGLETLYAHFSQLLCYVGQTVKASDIIGLAGSTGRSTGPHLHFEVRFKGEKINPNRLVNFPSGSLLSDTLQIDQSCFKHLYEVKSAKLKAKIPKYIKARRGDTLLKIAHAYGIPVKRLAKLNKLSKKSKIKKGRRIRLR comes from the coding sequence TAGTACTGATGTGCTGGAAACGGAAGAGGAGGAAGAGGATACGGAAGGCGAGGAGGAAGCCCGGGAGTATGACAGTGTGGTAGTTGAAAATGATGGTCCTTACTGGGATTTTTTGCGTCCGCGTAATTTTAACTTTGATACAAGCAATGCTCCTGCTAATACTTTTTACGCTATATGGGATACTGTTGTAATCAATCCTTATAAAATTGATTTAAAAGGCATGATTGATACCATTGTTTTACCATTGGTAAGTGATGGTTGTGGTTTTCATCCGCCAGCAATTGGCGACTTAAGTTCAACGTTTGGTTTTAGAAACTGGGGGAGGCGTTTAAAGTTTCATTTTGGTGTTGATGTAAGAATGGATATTGGCGATCCGGTTTATGCTGCGTTTGGTGGTGTGGTGCGTATTGCTAAAAAAAGCTCGGACTACGGTTACATGGTATTGATTAGACATGATAATGGTTTGGAAACTTTATATGCTCATTTCTCTCAATTGCTTTGTTATGTTGGGCAAACGGTAAAGGCATCGGATATAATTGGCTTAGCCGGAAGTACCGGTAGGTCTACAGGGCCGCATTTACATTTTGAAGTACGTTTTAAAGGGGAAAAGATTAATCCTAACCGCTTGGTTAATTTTCCTTCGGGCTCATTGCTTTCTGATACTTTACAAATTGACCAATCGTGCTTTAAACACTTGTATGAAGTAAAGTCGGCAAAGCTTAAAGCTAAAATTCCTAAATATATAAAAGCACGCAGAGGCGATACGCTTTTGAAAATTGCACATGCTTACGGCATACCTGTTAAGCGTTTAGCTAAACTAAATAAACTATCGAAAAAGAGTAAAATTAAAAAGGGCAGACGAATAAGATTACGTTAA